The following are encoded in a window of Castanea sativa cultivar Marrone di Chiusa Pesio chromosome 9, ASM4071231v1 genomic DNA:
- the LOC142609704 gene encoding TSL-kinase interacting protein 1-like, translating to MGYQPTMLSHASSIWDAEETCDAFSFKKNLILWQGDPTLSSVAPPGSCKQTSPTSLEVTGCLVEELPEVEKPVENPVQGDPMDESQCDPHILDNTAKDFNTLADIYWPESLGPLDSDIPSSKYHSEDLVLSDSLCGLNRLIASSLDAFQNCSFFGLDKKESASAVEAREATSFPNFKIGSGV from the exons ATGGGATATCAACCAACTATGCTATCCCATGCATCTTCCATCTGGGATGCTGAAGAAACTTGTGATGCCTTCTCATTTAAAAAGAACCTTATTCTTTGGCAGGGCGATCCAACTTTGTCCAGTGTTGCTCCTCCAGGCTCCTGCAAACAGACTTCCCCAACAAGCTTGGAGGTTACTGGCTGTTTGGTTGAG GAATTACCTGAAGTTGAGAAGCCTGTTGAAAACCCTGTGCAAGGAGACCCTATGGATGAATCTCAGTGTGATCCACATATCCTGGACAATACGGCAAAGGATTTCAACACACTAGCAGACATATATTGG CCGGAGTCTCTAGGACCACTAGATTCGGATATACCGTCTTCAAAATACCATAGTGAAGATTTGGTTCTAAGTGATAGCCTTTGTGGTTTGAACCGTTTAATAGCCAGCAGTCTGGATGCATTTCAAAACTgctctttttttgggttagacAAGAAAGAATCAGCATCAGCAGTTGAAGCTCGAGAAGCAACCTCctttccaaattttaaaattggcaGTGGGGTTTGA